CCATTTACTTCCCTCGAAGACGGTGTGGCCGATTACGTGAAGAACTACCTCAGCTCAGGCTCATATTTATAAGATTTTTTATTCTTCAAAACCCCTGCTACGGATTGAAAACAGCTCAATCCGTAGCAGGGGTTTTGATTGCTATGGCGGATTTGTCCGCAATTTTCTGTATTTTTGACCCTCTGATTAAACTCAATCCCACATCTCTGTGTTACAATAACGACGAAACACAGTGTGATACAAATACGACTATGAGCAAAGAAGATGAATTGTTGGAGGAAATCACCAGTTCGGAATACAAATACGGCTTTGTAACTGATATTGAAGCAGATGAAGCCCCGATGGGGTTGAATGATGATATTATCAGGTTCATTTCAGCCAAAAAAAATGAACCAGAATGGATGCTTGCGTGGCGTTTGAAAGCATACCATTTGTGGCTTACCATGAGTGAACCCAAGTGGCCAAACGTGCACTACCCTAAAATCGATTTTCAGGCGATCAAATATTACTCTGCGCCTAAAAAGAAAAAGCAAGTTGATAGCCTGGATGACATTGATCCGGAATTGCGCGATACATTTGAGCGTTTGGGAATTTCTCTCAACGAACAAAAAAGACTGTCAGGTGTTGCCATTGCAGTAGATGCTGTCATGGATTCAGAGTCGGTTTTCACAACTTTTAAAGAGTCTCTGAAAGAAAAAGGTATCATTTTCTGCTCCATCAGCGAAGCAATCCGCGAACATCCCGATTTGGTAAAAAAATACCTGGGATCAGTTGTTCCTCCAAAAGATAACTATTACGCCGCCTTGAACTCAGCAGTGTTTTCAGACGGTTCTTTTGTATACATTCCAAAAGGCGTTCGCTGCCCGATGGAGCTTTCGACTTACTTCCGTATCAATGCGGCGGGAACGGGTCAGTTTGAGCGGACATTGATTATCGGTGACGCCGACAGCCACGTGAGTTATCTGGAAGGATGTACCGCTCCGATGCGTGACGAAAACCAGTTGCATGCTGCTGTCGTAGAGATTTTCGCACATGAAAACGCGAATGTTAAATATTCAACGGTACAAAACTGGTACCCTGGTGATAAAGAAGGCAAAGGCGGAATTTACAATTTCGTGACCAAACGCGGTCTTTGTGACGGCGCTGGTTCCAAAATCTCCTGGACACAGGTTGAAACCGGTTCTGCCATTACCTGGAAATACCCATCGGTCATTCTGAAAGGTGATAATTCCATCGGCGAGTTCTATTCAGTTGCTGTTACCAATAATATGCAGCAGGCTGATACCGGTACCAAAATGATCCATATCGGAAAGAACACCAAAAGCCGTATCGTTTCCAAAGGTATTTCTGCTGGAAAAAGTCAGAACTCATACCGCGGTCTGGTTCAGGTTTTCAAAAAAGCCGACAAAGCGAGAAACTTCTCCCAATGCGATTCACTGTTGCTGGGCGACAAGTGTGGCGCGCATACTTTCCCATACATTGAAGTAAGCAACCCTTCGGCCACGGTCGAGCACGAGGCGACGACTTCTAAAATCGGGGAAGACATTCTTTTCTATTGCAACCAACGTGGTATCCCAACTGAACAGGCAGTTGCGCTGATCGTAAATGGATACGCCAAAGAGGTGCTTAACCAGCTTCCAATGGAGTTTGCAGTAGAGGCCCAGAAATTACTGGAAATCAGTCTGGAAGGTAGCGTTGGTTGAAAAACCTCCCGGTACTTTTTGCAGCTTAATATCACAAAAGCCTTTGATTCGTCAAAGGCTTTTTGTATTTTATTGATTCTAAAATATGTTCCATCAACGATAACCCTTCATGACTCACGTTCCACAGCTAATCATTGACCTTTCTTTAATACTCTCGATGGCGGGTATCATTACCCTCATTTTCAAGAAATTGAAACAGCCCATCGTGTTGGGATACATTTTGGCCGGATTACTTGTTGGACCTAATTTTCATTTGTTCCCCACCATTACCGACATCAAAACCATTGAGATATGGGCGGAGATAGGTGTTATTTTTCTGCTGTTTAACCTGGGTTTGGAGTTCAGTTTCAAAAAGCTGGTCAAAGTCGGAAACACTGCGGCCATTACCGGCCTTTTTGAAGTAAGTATGATGCTGATGACCGGTTTTATAACAGGCCAATTATTAGGGTGGAGCAAAACAGATAGTCTCTTTCTCGGAGGAATTATAGCCATTTCTTCAACTACAATCATTTTCCGTGCTTTCGACGAGTTGGGGATCAAAACCCAGAAATTCACACGGGTCGTCCTCGGCATTCTCGTCATAGAAGATCTGACGGCCGTTTTGTTAATGGTATTATTGTCGACATTGTCGATCAGCCAGCAGTTTGCGGGATTTGAACTCCTTCAATCTATTTTAAAACTCTTCTTTTTTCTTACACTCTGGTTTTTGGGAGGCATTTTCGTCTTCCCGACATTGCTACGGCGCTACCGGAAGTTGATGAATGACGAAAGTGTATTAATCACATCCGTGGCGCTTTGCTTCGGAATGGTATTCTTTGTCACCAAGGCAGGATTTTCCGCGGCGCTGGGCGCATTTATTATGGGTTCGATATTGGCCGAAACAACACACGCTGAAAAGATTGAGCATTTATTAAAACCGGTGAAAGACCTGTTCGGCGCCGTGTTCTTTATCTCAGTAGGGATGCTGATCAATCCCGGATTACTGCTGGAATACGCAGTTCCGACAGCGATTTTAGTACTTGTTGTGATTATTGGCAAAACCACTTTCGTGACGCTGGGAGCCGTTATTTCAGGCCAGCCATTAAGAAAATCTTTACAATCGGGAATGAGCCTTTCGCAAATCGGCGAATTTTCTTTCATCATTGCCAATCTCGGTTTGTCATTAAAAGTGACCAGCGGGTTCCTCTATCCAATCGCCGT
The genomic region above belongs to Dyadobacter pollutisoli and contains:
- the sufB gene encoding Fe-S cluster assembly protein SufB, with amino-acid sequence MSKEDELLEEITSSEYKYGFVTDIEADEAPMGLNDDIIRFISAKKNEPEWMLAWRLKAYHLWLTMSEPKWPNVHYPKIDFQAIKYYSAPKKKKQVDSLDDIDPELRDTFERLGISLNEQKRLSGVAIAVDAVMDSESVFTTFKESLKEKGIIFCSISEAIREHPDLVKKYLGSVVPPKDNYYAALNSAVFSDGSFVYIPKGVRCPMELSTYFRINAAGTGQFERTLIIGDADSHVSYLEGCTAPMRDENQLHAAVVEIFAHENANVKYSTVQNWYPGDKEGKGGIYNFVTKRGLCDGAGSKISWTQVETGSAITWKYPSVILKGDNSIGEFYSVAVTNNMQQADTGTKMIHIGKNTKSRIVSKGISAGKSQNSYRGLVQVFKKADKARNFSQCDSLLLGDKCGAHTFPYIEVSNPSATVEHEATTSKIGEDILFYCNQRGIPTEQAVALIVNGYAKEVLNQLPMEFAVEAQKLLEISLEGSVG